Proteins from a single region of Diaphorobacter limosus:
- a CDS encoding DMT family transporter produces the protein MSLVGSYVALSKPLAAAFPVLLLAWMRFGIGALAMLTWLKKPADEPPLTPQTRGLLFLQSLLGNFLFTVCMIYGVSLTSATSAGVIMACIPACVAVMSWLFLRERVARRTWVAVACAVIGIALFSLSKPEHPAQSGSALEHDNAIYLQWLGYALLLCASVCEGAYSVIGKKLTGAMGPKRITSLINLWGFLLSMPFGLYLAWGFDFAAVPWSIWLLLLFYALAACMWTVWLWMTGLRAVPAAQGGVFTVLLPVSAALVGVLVLGERFTPLQLLAFGLALASVVLATLPSRLALRVGRGAARPDD, from the coding sequence ATGTCGCTGGTGGGCAGTTATGTGGCATTGTCCAAACCCCTGGCGGCCGCGTTCCCGGTACTGCTGCTGGCCTGGATGCGCTTTGGCATTGGCGCCCTGGCGATGCTGACCTGGCTGAAAAAACCTGCCGACGAGCCGCCCCTGACGCCGCAGACACGCGGCCTGCTGTTTCTGCAATCGCTGCTGGGCAATTTTTTGTTCACCGTGTGCATGATCTACGGGGTCAGCCTGACCAGCGCCACCTCGGCCGGGGTGATCATGGCCTGCATCCCCGCCTGCGTGGCGGTGATGAGCTGGCTGTTCCTGCGCGAGCGCGTGGCGCGGCGCACCTGGGTGGCCGTGGCCTGTGCGGTCATTGGCATTGCGCTGTTTTCACTATCCAAACCAGAGCACCCTGCGCAATCTGGATCGGCGCTGGAGCACGACAACGCCATATATCTGCAGTGGCTGGGCTACGCCCTGCTGCTGTGCGCCTCGGTGTGCGAGGGGGCCTATTCGGTGATTGGCAAGAAGCTCACGGGCGCCATGGGGCCGAAGCGCATCACCTCGCTGATCAACCTGTGGGGGTTCTTGCTGTCCATGCCGTTCGGCCTGTACCTTGCGTGGGGTTTTGACTTTGCGGCCGTGCCCTGGAGCATCTGGCTGCTGCTGCTGTTCTACGCCCTGGCCGCCTGCATGTGGACGGTGTGGCTGTGGATGACCGGCCTGCGCGCCGTGCCCGCAGCGCAGGGCGGCGTGTTCACGGTGCTGCTGCCGGTCAGCGCCGCGCTGGTCGGCGTGCTGGTGCTGGGCGAGCGCTTCACGCCGCTGCAGCTGCTGGCCTTTGGCCTGGCCCTGGCCAGCGTGGTGCTGGCCACCCTGCCCTCGCGGCTGGCGCTGC